From a single Rhodococcus qingshengii JCM 15477 genomic region:
- a CDS encoding ABC transporter substrate-binding protein, producing MKIAVTALAASLAVAGLAGCSSDSADAPAEAGATVSTMFGDVEVPANPERVVALGWSDAETALALGTQPVGVADWMAFGGKGVGPWIADEFTTDPKILGTMDLSIEDVIALDPDLILWTRSDNTQATYDKLSAIAPTVGPPPGLSTAYGTTVEQQTELVAKALGKEAEGKALLSGLDAKFDAAIAANPSFAGKTAAVGAYSTDGYGAYVPGDARADFMTRLGFTIPTAITEKATGNFYIPVANENLNLFDADLTVLFPIFLDSSAFANDPLLRAIPSAQEGHLLILDDPALVNAFSSGSVPGLTYAIDNAVPKFASTLVA from the coding sequence ATGAAGATTGCAGTCACCGCCTTGGCGGCCTCGCTCGCCGTCGCCGGACTTGCCGGCTGCAGCAGCGACAGCGCTGACGCACCCGCGGAGGCGGGAGCAACCGTCTCGACCATGTTCGGTGACGTCGAGGTCCCGGCCAACCCGGAGCGCGTCGTCGCGCTCGGTTGGTCGGACGCCGAGACGGCACTCGCTCTGGGCACTCAACCAGTGGGCGTCGCGGACTGGATGGCGTTCGGTGGCAAGGGCGTCGGACCCTGGATTGCGGACGAGTTCACCACGGACCCGAAGATCCTCGGAACCATGGACCTGAGCATCGAGGACGTCATTGCTCTCGACCCGGACCTGATTTTGTGGACGAGAAGCGACAACACGCAGGCCACCTACGACAAGCTCAGCGCCATCGCGCCGACGGTCGGGCCGCCGCCGGGTCTGTCCACTGCGTACGGGACGACGGTCGAGCAGCAGACCGAACTCGTCGCGAAGGCTCTCGGCAAGGAAGCAGAAGGAAAGGCGCTACTGTCCGGCCTCGACGCCAAGTTCGACGCTGCAATTGCCGCCAATCCGAGTTTTGCGGGTAAGACAGCGGCCGTCGGCGCCTACAGTACCGACGGTTACGGCGCGTACGTACCCGGCGACGCACGCGCAGACTTCATGACCCGTCTCGGCTTCACGATCCCGACGGCGATCACCGAAAAAGCCACCGGAAACTTCTACATCCCGGTTGCCAACGAGAACCTGAATCTGTTCGACGCCGACCTGACCGTGCTGTTCCCGATCTTCCTCGACAGCAGTGCGTTTGCGAACGATCCGCTACTGCGCGCAATCCCGTCGGCCCAGGAGGGACATCTGTTGATCCTCGATGACCCGGCACTCGTCAATGCGTTCTCGAGTGGCTCGGTACCGGGGTTGACCTACGCAATCGACAACGCCGTTCCGAAGTTTGCGAGCACGCTCGTCGCCTGA